The following are from one region of the Candidatus Marsarchaeota archaeon genome:
- a CDS encoding MFS transporter: MASWLTRDVLLISLSAFFADAGYQALIAGFPIFLVLYLRAPVYYLGIAMALAYGIGSVFAYYGGRLADRYGKKKIAILGNILIPVLSFTGFASFAAEAAAIFSAGWWARNFRTPARRAMIGDISSRLDKPKVYGFLNALDVGGGIVAVSYLALGIYLGVALKLIFLATAIPILISSLCLFLVSYKGLPSHGKRSKKSMPVKSAAKAVQAKAGPYKGVILATAIYGLSFYSMSFPVLTIAQQSTDLYGALSYAVFLLVSAAFGYVAGVFTRRVVRNLAVFGYFLAGIGSLIIGLSFHFGLGAVASYAGIFVIGIAVGTIETLEPTIVALAKTAASSGSGMGALTSSRSIGLFIANLALGFFYVLGPLYAYGFAAFMAMLAGIVLLAFGFKSKI, translated from the coding sequence ATGGCCAGCTGGCTGACAAGAGACGTATTGCTAATATCTTTGTCAGCATTCTTTGCAGATGCAGGCTACCAGGCGCTGATAGCCGGGTTTCCGATATTCCTTGTGCTCTATCTTAGGGCCCCAGTATACTACCTAGGAATAGCAATGGCGCTTGCATATGGCATAGGCTCTGTTTTTGCTTATTACGGAGGTAGGCTTGCCGACAGGTACGGCAAGAAGAAAATAGCGATACTCGGCAATATTTTGATACCAGTGCTCTCATTTACCGGATTTGCCTCGTTCGCTGCGGAGGCCGCAGCCATATTCTCCGCGGGCTGGTGGGCGCGCAATTTCAGGACGCCTGCAAGAAGGGCCATGATCGGAGACATATCAAGCAGGCTTGACAAGCCAAAGGTTTACGGATTCCTTAATGCTTTAGACGTCGGCGGCGGCATCGTCGCTGTTTCTTACCTTGCCCTAGGCATATATCTGGGCGTCGCACTTAAGCTGATATTCCTCGCTACGGCCATACCTATACTGATATCATCGCTATGCCTTTTCCTGGTCAGTTACAAGGGCCTTCCATCGCATGGAAAGCGCAGCAAAAAGAGCATGCCTGTAAAATCAGCAGCCAAGGCAGTGCAAGCTAAAGCCGGCCCGTATAAAGGCGTAATACTCGCAACAGCCATATACGGCCTGAGCTTTTACAGCATGAGCTTTCCCGTTCTCACAATAGCCCAGCAGTCTACAGATTTATATGGAGCGCTGTCGTATGCAGTATTCCTTCTGGTGTCTGCGGCATTCGGTTATGTGGCTGGCGTCTTTACAAGAAGGGTTGTAAGGAATCTTGCAGTATTCGGCTATTTTCTTGCAGGCATAGGGTCGCTAATAATAGGCTTGTCATTCCATTTCGGCCTCGGTGCCGTTGCATCGTATGCTGGAATATTCGTGATAGGGATAGCAGTAGGCACTATAGAGACATTGGAGCCCACAATAGTAGCGCTTGCAAAAACAGCTGCCAGTTCAGGAAGCGGAATGGGCGCATTGACTTCGTCACGCAGCATAGGCCTTTTCATTGCCAACCTGGCATTGGGTTTCTTCTACGTCTTAGGGCCGCTGTATGCATACGGTTTTGCGGCATTCATGGCCATGCTTGCAGGTATAGTCCTTCTGGCCTTTGGCTTTAAGTCGAAAATCTGA
- a CDS encoding ABC-2 family transporter protein yields the protein MLESVSRNLKMYYASQKILWKDIAIYRTQFAVWIFVFMLSTVASVVTITIIYDVSSGVAGWSYYQMLVVSSLANMMIGMVLYNISPQRLAKTMRNGQFDQHILKPYNPVFTMLSLYGTKTSIGSVISGALVFGYAAYMAGVSAIGILGIIIIFALGVVSLTMFLLMITLISYTLFNSAGYMQWVANIASRAAQYPLTIYGLPGILLFTVGLPVGLAAFYPSALVFGKISPISIVLVVVIEAFTVAVYYYACKWLVKKYRSGGG from the coding sequence ATGCTTGAAAGCGTATCCAGGAACCTGAAGATGTACTATGCATCTCAGAAGATACTTTGGAAGGACATAGCAATTTACAGGACGCAGTTCGCCGTTTGGATATTTGTTTTCATGCTTAGCACTGTAGCCAGCGTAGTAACAATAACCATAATATACGACGTCTCAAGCGGAGTGGCAGGATGGAGCTATTACCAAATGCTCGTTGTGAGCTCGCTTGCCAACATGATGATAGGAATGGTGCTTTACAACATATCGCCACAAAGGCTGGCAAAGACAATGCGCAACGGACAGTTTGACCAGCACATACTCAAACCTTACAATCCTGTCTTTACGATGCTATCGCTTTACGGGACCAAGACTTCCATAGGCAGCGTGATAAGCGGAGCGCTGGTCTTCGGATATGCTGCCTACATGGCTGGCGTAAGCGCCATTGGAATTTTGGGGATAATCATAATATTTGCGCTAGGGGTCGTTTCGCTGACTATGTTCCTCCTTATGATTACCCTCATATCTTATACCCTTTTCAACAGCGCAGGGTACATGCAGTGGGTAGCAAATATAGCTTCCAGGGCTGCCCAGTATCCGCTGACGATATATGGGCTGCCTGGCATCCTGCTTTTCACTGTCGGATTGCCAGTAGGCCTTGCGGCATTCTACCCTTCGGCATTGGTTTTCGGTAAGATAAGCCCCATATCAATTGTTCTTGTGGTAGTAATCGAAGCTTTTACCGTAGCGGTTTATTACTACGCTTGCAAGTGGCTTGTGAAAAAGTATAGGAGCGGCGGCGGCTGA